The segment AGATTGGCTTGAGGTGTCATATGACGACTGGAACGGCAAAGATAGATTCTGCTGGCAGGATTCTCATCCCTGCCAGTTCACGCAAAAGGCTGGGGGTGAAGCCCGGAGATCAGGTCGTGATGCTCACGGAAGGCGATAGTCTTCGGATCATGACAAGGCGCGCCGCCCTCAAG is part of the Chloroflexota bacterium genome and harbors:
- a CDS encoding AbrB/MazE/SpoVT family DNA-binding domain-containing protein, translating into MTTGTAKIDSAGRILIPASSRKRLGVKPGDQVVMLTEGDSLRIMTRRAALKRAREFADRYFPRDRRLAEELIKERREEARREQSRP